Below is a window of Schistocerca nitens isolate TAMUIC-IGC-003100 unplaced genomic scaffold, iqSchNite1.1 HiC_scaffold_478, whole genome shotgun sequence DNA.
gtaactccggtacgcgcagtgccggagcccaacggctgtgtcgtcgacgccagtgcttgtcggccgaatgggtgcgggaatagaggcagcgtcggcacggagaagcaagcaagaaggaaggacgcacgcgcgctgcggcgtttggcgcggtttgcggctggcgcctttggtggcaacggccgggacaagcagcggtgtatggtggtgtgcggggcggacaggggcggcggcggtggtggactgggaggaggcgaggcggcgccgacggtggcgtgtggtacggcgaaaacgggacggacggacggcggatgttggagaggcgccgcgcacgcagacacatggaaggaaggaaggaacgaacgcaagggaacaaatggagggggcgaatgtggagatgcgggcaggcggtggtgtttgtgggcatgtggtggggagaagggcgggggcgggaggacagaggcgaggcgactgcgtgcttgctcgctcgctcgcgtgtcttttgtttttgtgtttgtttttccatcgtttggtcgccttggagcctgtcggtcccgtccgtgtgtggccacgcttcgggtgcgtgtatgtttgtacgtttcgtttgttcgtcttctgcagcagaggcggtgcgcggcagtgggaacgcctgcctggcggctgggacggccagcaaatgcggttggatgggcggccacagcaccgcacctgtgcccaaggaggcgacgctggcggcggggccccctcggatgcggccggctgggggctgtgtgcgctgccgctgccgctgccgccgccgccgccgccgccgccgccgccgccgccgccgccgccgccgccggtgctggtgctggtgctggtgcagcagcaacaacgacgaacaacgagtaagcaagaagaggacgaagcggatggctggtgggtgagtgcatttatttaggcggtcgacaaggcagtgcgtgatgtggcgttgtgacgggggtttgctcacgtggcctcgtttgtgttgatgcgcaggaagatgagatgcgggcagacgcagacgcgtacagagagacgagcccggtctgcagcaggatgtgtggcgcggcgcgccgagtgcagagcagcgcgcgccgcctgggccgggctgggcccgcccggcggcgggccgcgctgttgtcgcggacgtgagcgccccctggcgggtggtcggaggcggcgcggtggacgtgtgtccggttggccagtgcacattgcgagtggctggctggcggtcggcggcgagacgggagaggaggtatgtgtcgcgggcgcctttgctgcgctgcgtcgttgcgtgcctgggcgtgcgcctgtcgactgtgtgtgactgtgttgggcgttgtgccacgtacgtgtgtgctcggccgaaggcgtcggaagaaaaagagagagagagacgggcgggaaagtgggtcggtgtgcgtgcgtcgcccgtgatgcgatgatgtcgcgtcatgtcatgtcatgtctttgcgaaacggctgccgagaggtgtgtggtggcgagcgggaatgtgcgtttggtggttgccggccggccggcagttgttggtggttcctcctgtgtggttgtttgtgctgctttgatggcaacgtggaaggacgccggtttttccgtgccttgcgtgtggttgtgtcgacggtgactggttgggggtgtgcgccgatgcacgtgccatgttgttatgtttgggtcgtgagtgtgtttttggctgtgttgttgtgtacgggaagggggagagaggaggaggcggcggcggcggcggcggcggcgggggtgatagtgcgtgcagtagtgccgttgcgacgggcgtcgggtggagccgtgcgtagtggcggaaaggtgtaggttgcgggaagcgagcccgtcgcgtgtcgtcgtcgacgacggggtcgcgtgcgctgtgaatcgagagtggcgggaaaggggcagcgtgccgctgtgtcgtggtcgttagcagaggcctgtgtgcctgtccgtttgttttc
It encodes the following:
- the LOC126232397 gene encoding uncharacterized protein LOC126232397, translated to MHVRQHRYPYTRPPIAHSRSVFNIINGAPAARRGRSHDAAATFAPTHSRTAKQLADPPTQHSRQTKTTAAAATKQNKHLAPSVRQKTNGQAHRPLLTTTTQRHAAPFPPLSIHSARDPVVDDDTRRARFPQPTPFRHYARLHPTPVATALLHALSPPPPPPPPPPPPLSPFPYTTTQPKTHSRPKHNNMARASAHTPNQSPSTQPHARHGKTGVLPRCHQSSTNNHTGGTTNNCRPAGNHQTHIPARHHTPLGSRFAKT